Proteins found in one Fulvitalea axinellae genomic segment:
- the csm5 gene encoding type III-A CRISPR-associated RAMP protein Csm5, translated as MSESLIADVGRETQTARDTGAGGGSYQERVNKTYALRLTTLTPVCVKSHEEPLSPLADYVVDGCRLRILDRKRFFDFLSEGDRLEKYQELVESVRPQAEGKAEEFYEFLINNSAQLDSMTKSIREFSIPDNLVQIGRHIHSGDQVYLPGSTLKGAVRNALFNSFYSNQSNRNRIKETSKKKKMEVHSPEFIRDSENYSQGQKKGFLSTNASLWGFRDSAFIDQSQLKVIQLNRRRLRPVKEEKDLNGLSVLQEAIKAYSPLYTELTFKVNKLDDRAKEKRVNSYNNIKLKLSCFFSALNRFVIQFIDFQIAHIQVSDLGKYQEQLTRYGHLAKKFQEEGDKRALICLGFGKTQLQNTIGLSVPEDARKRHKYKDPATLFLDTNGEAIGWCVIEEATCDTLNYAEMLESICVDTVDTGTAENMISPSDENKEELVADEGIDLSELHRGAVLNLTVQAFNPRKKPLRIIVKTVQYGKEVLMEVTGVKKGSRYQQGDVIRVSLGARKQTEGALFKQGKLVDS; from the coding sequence ATGAGCGAGTCATTAATAGCAGATGTGGGGAGGGAGACACAGACGGCGCGGGATACGGGCGCCGGTGGCGGGTCGTATCAGGAGCGTGTGAACAAGACGTACGCGCTGCGTCTGACGACGTTGACGCCCGTATGCGTGAAGAGCCATGAGGAGCCGTTGTCGCCTTTGGCGGATTATGTGGTTGACGGGTGCCGGTTGCGGATTTTGGACCGGAAGCGGTTTTTCGATTTTTTGAGCGAAGGGGACCGTTTGGAAAAGTACCAAGAGTTGGTTGAGTCGGTGCGTCCGCAGGCGGAAGGGAAGGCCGAAGAGTTTTACGAATTTTTGATCAACAACTCGGCTCAACTGGATTCTATGACGAAATCGATCCGGGAGTTTTCCATACCTGATAACCTGGTACAGATCGGTCGCCATATCCACAGCGGTGACCAAGTGTATCTACCGGGCTCGACTTTAAAGGGGGCCGTCAGAAACGCCTTGTTTAACTCTTTTTATTCTAATCAATCCAATCGGAACCGGATAAAAGAGACGTCGAAAAAAAAGAAAATGGAAGTTCATAGCCCGGAGTTTATCAGGGATTCTGAAAATTATTCCCAAGGGCAAAAAAAAGGCTTTCTAAGTACTAACGCTAGTCTGTGGGGATTTCGTGACAGCGCATTTATAGACCAAAGTCAGCTGAAAGTTATACAACTGAACCGGCGCCGTTTGAGACCTGTTAAAGAAGAAAAGGATTTGAATGGCCTATCCGTATTACAAGAAGCCATCAAGGCATACAGCCCTTTATATACCGAGCTTACGTTTAAGGTAAATAAACTGGATGATAGAGCTAAAGAAAAACGTGTAAACTCGTATAATAATATAAAGTTGAAGTTGTCTTGTTTTTTTAGTGCACTAAACCGGTTTGTTATACAATTCATCGACTTCCAGATAGCACATATACAGGTCAGCGATTTGGGAAAATATCAGGAACAACTTACCCGTTACGGACATTTGGCCAAAAAATTTCAGGAAGAGGGGGATAAACGGGCCCTTATCTGTTTGGGATTTGGGAAAACCCAGCTTCAAAACACTATTGGTTTGTCCGTTCCGGAAGACGCTCGTAAGCGTCATAAGTACAAAGACCCCGCAACTTTATTTTTGGATACAAACGGTGAAGCGATAGGTTGGTGTGTTATTGAGGAGGCGACTTGTGACACGCTTAACTATGCGGAAATGTTAGAGTCAATCTGTGTGGATACGGTGGACACTGGAACCGCAGAGAATATGATTTCTCCTTCGGATGAAAATAAAGAGGAATTGGTAGCGGATGAGGGTATTGACCTTTCGGAATTACATCGGGGAGCTGTGCTGAACCTTACTGTACAGGCATTCAATCCCCGCAAAAAACCGCTAAGGATCATTGTCAAAACGGTACAGTATGGCAAGGAGGTACTTATGGAAGTCACAGGCGTGAAGAAGGGGAGTAGATATCAGCAAGGGGACGTGATCCGGGTAAGTTTAGGGGCCCGTAAACAGACGGAAGGAGCTCTTTTTAAACAGGGTAAACTAGTGGATTCATAA